Proteins encoded in a region of the Zea mays cultivar B73 chromosome 4, Zm-B73-REFERENCE-NAM-5.0, whole genome shotgun sequence genome:
- the LOC103504718 gene encoding protein TONSOKU isoform X4, which yields MARGGGGRSKKEDEEELRGAKRGYKEASAEGNREEEARWANVIGDIYKRRCEYVEALRWLRADYEVSVKHLPQRHLLPSCQSLGEVYLRLGRFSEALTYQKKHLQLAKESDDLVEQQRATTQLGRTYHEILLRSENDHSAIRNAKKYFKSSMKLARILKERSPSQKSDFLKELIDAYNNMGMLELELDNFEEAEKLLIQGLKICDDEEVDSYDDARTRLHHNLGNVYTELQNWKKARGHIEKDIEICRKIRHLQGEAKGFINLGELHYRVQKYDNAKLCYNKALEVARSLEDEDALIEQIHQNIETVTKAVEVFEQLKEDELKLKKLIRDTSNARGTSKERKLLLDQHAWLDSLIEKARMICAWQKHKEFSKGKKRVANELRDKEKLSDSLLSIGESYQKLRNFSKARKWYMKSWNIYRSIGNLEGQALAKVNIGNVLDSCGDWAGALQAYEEGYRIAVEADLPNVQLSALENMHYSHMVRFDNIEEAKKMQEKIDNLKQTLNQCEARDTVSDYCSETDTEGGCTSDNTLDAQNDHGQAANNYEEPDDDVTLASLVQRSGSSSKIKVDELGDMAEGTRAVLSRSRSDHSVGRKRVRVILSDDESDENHENVQFKKTSTSPADSMSVSDHGASSSRNQDTLQVNQTRDAPYPAEESICSFKSSSPIDHAFEGIGLGASSAGKGPTSKSAASFSKLSTPGSNSLNESQNAVGSQSKDADNHFWAFRIGGHLVYLDGRACVHEGAFSIDSLKVEVACVYYLQISDEKRAKGLLPIIGELKFRGKVLEDAVSIYYDDQLASEQKCVDVVIDDWVPKQLMKLYVDFCMKSLEAPNKKLLTKLYNLEVSEDEIIVSDCGLQDMSIVPFLDALRSHKTIAVLDLSHNLLGNQTVERLQHIFASSSHTYGGLTLDLHCNRLGPTALFQICECAVLTDRLEVLNLSGNRLTDACSSYLFTILKKCKALYSLNVEQCSITSRTVQKMTDALHEESVLSHLSLGKNNPISSNTMLNLLSKLASLTRFSELSLTGIKLNKLMVDKLCLLAQSSCLSGLLLGGTSIGPVETTRLTEALSCTSQDFLRLELSNCGLTTPDFTQICTNLSRINILELNLGGNPINLEGCDAVQRMLVNPQCSIRSLSLDKCNLGLAGIVRVIQSLPENSQLEELRVSKNTNLALETTTKYDEDMQEVSTASEQKQCNDPETTNDIAPGNIDFANMQVPDSEDEADNDAHRARSGSRRSCASSSQKNSYSSCQMIEELAKALISAKQLMVLDLSCNGLSEEAVQSLYSAWASVPRGDGMARKHVNKEVVHFSVDGMRCCGLKPCCRRDLQM from the exons atggcgcgcggcggcggggggcggtcgaagaaggaggatgaggaggagctgcGGGGGGCGAAGCGCGGTTACAAGGAGGCGTCGGCGGAGGGTAATCGGGAGGAGGAGGCGCGCTGGGCTAACGTCATCGGCGACATCTACAAGCGCCGCTgcgagtacgtcgaggccctccgGTGGCTTCGGGCGGACTACGAGGTCTCCGTAAAGCACCTCCCGCAGCGGCACCTCCTCCCCTCCTGTCAGTCGCTCGGCGAGGTCTACCTCCGCCTCGGCCGCTTCTCGGAGGCGCTCACCTACCAG AAGAAGCATCTACAGCTCGCAAAGGAGTCTGATGACCTTGTTGAGCAGCAGCGAGCTACCACACAGCTTGGGAGAACATACCATGAAATCCTTCTAAGATCTGAAAATGACCATAGTGCCATAAGGAATGCAAAAAAGTActttaaatcttcgatgaagctgGCAAGGATTCTAAAGGAGAGATCCCCTTCCCAAAAGTCGGACTTTCTAAAAGAACTTATTGATGCGTACAATAATATGGGCATGCTTGAGCTGGAACTTGATAATTTTGAAGAAGCTGAGAAACTACTTATCCAGGGCCTGAAGATATGCGACGACGAAGAGGTAGATTCGTATGATGATGCTCGCACTAGGCTCCATCATAATCTCGGAAATGTTTATACTGAACTACAGAATTGGAAAAAAGCCAGGGGGCACATTGAGAAGGACATAGAGATATGTAGAAAAAtacgccatcttcaaggtgaggcAAAAGGATTCATAAATCTGGGGGAGTTACATTATCGAGTTCAGAAGTATGACAATGCAAAACTTTGTTACAATAAAGCTCTTGAAGTAGCAAGATCCTTGGAAGATGAGGATGCTCTAATTGAACAAATTCACCAGAATATTGAAACTGTTACGAAAGCAGTTGAAGTATTTGAGCAGTTGAAGGAGGATGAACTGAAGCTAAAAAAACTTATCCGGGACACTTCTAATGCTCGTGGAACATCTAAAGAGAGAAAACTCCTACTTGATCAGCATGCATGGCTGGATAGTCTTATTGAGAAGGCCAGGATGATATGTGCATGGCAAAAA CACAAGGAATTCTCAAAAGGGAAAAAAAGGGTAGCAAATGAACTTCGCGATAAGGAAAAGTTGAGTGATTCTCTTCTGTCGATAGGAGAATCATACCAAAAGCTTAGAAACTTCAGTAAAGCTCGTAAGTGGTACATGAAAAGTTGGAACATATATCGGTCGATAGGGAACTTAGAG GGACAAGCATTAGCGAAAGTGAACATTGGCAATGTTCTTGATTCTTGTGGCGactgggctggtgcattgcaagCTTACGAAGAAGGCTACCG GATTGCTGTGGAAGCAGACCTACCTAATGTGCAACTTTCTGCCCTCGAGAACATGCATTACAGTCATATGGTCAGATTTGATAATATCGAAGAAGCCAA GAAAATGCAGGAAAAAATAGACAATCTGAAGCAAACACTGAATCAATGTGAAGCAAGGGATACTGTTAGTGACTACTGCTCAGAAACTGACACTGAAGGTGGTTGCACATCTGATAACACGCTTGATGCTCAGAATGACCATGGACAGGCTGCAAATAACTACGAGGAACCTGATGATGATGTTACGCTTGCTTCACTCGTTCAGAGGAGTGGGAGCTCATCCAAGATTAAG GTTGATGAACTAGGTGATATGGCTGAAGGCACTAGGGCAGTTTTAAGTAGATCACGTTCTGATCACTCTGTTGGCAGAAAACGTGTCCGTGTGATCTTATCAGATGATGAATCCGACGAGAATCATGAAAACGTTCAGTTTAAAAAGACATCAACTAGTCCTGCAGATAGTATGTCAGTCTCAG ACCATGGAGCAAGCAGCAGCAGAAACCAG GATACTTTACAAGTTAATCAAACAAGGGATGCACCCTATCCAGCTGAGGAGAGCATTTGTTCATTCAAATCAAGTAGTCCTATTGATCATGCTTTTGAAGGCATAGGATTAGGTGCTTCCAGTGCAGGAAAGGGACCAACCTCCAAATCAGCAGCAAGTTTTTCCAAGCTCAGTACACCTGGCTCAAACAGTCTGAATGAAAGCCAAAATGCTGTTGGTTCTCAATCCAAAGATGCTGATAAT CACTTCTGGGCCTTCAGAATCGGCGGCCATCTGGTTTACTTGGATGGACGTGCTTGTGTACATGAAGGTGCTTTTAGCATTGACTCTCTCAAAGTTGAAGTAGCATGTGTATATTATCTTCAGATTTCTGATGAAAAAAGGGCCAAAG GTCTATTGCCTATCATTGGGGAGCTAAAGTTTCGTGGGAAGGTATTGGAAGATGCGGTATCCATATATTATGATGATCAGCTCGCTTCTGAACAGAAGTGTGTTGATGTTGTTATTGATG ATTGGGTGCCAAAGCAGCTGATGAAGTTGTATGTTGATTTCTGCATGAAGTCATTAGAAGCACCCAATAAGAAGCTGCTGACGAAACTATATAATCTTGAG GTCTCCGAAGATGAAATCATTGTTTCTGATTGCGGACTGCAGGATATGTCAATTGTCCCCTTTCTTGATGCCCTAAGATCTCACAAAACAATAGCAGTTTTGGATCTTTCTCATAATTTACTAG GAAATCAAACAGTTGAAAGACTTCAGCATATATTTGCTTCATCAAGTCACACATATGGTGGCTTGACTCTGGATTTACATTGTAATCGATTGGGTCCAACTGCTTTATTTCAG ATATGTGAGTGCGCTGTTTTGACTGATCGATTGGAAGTACTTAATCTATCTGGGAATCGCCTCACTGATGCATGCAGTTCTTACCTATTCACAATCCTGAAAAAGTGCAAAG CACTTTATAGCTTGAATGTCGAGCAGTGTTCTATCACGTCAAGAACTGTTCAGAAGATGACAGATGCACTCCATGAAGAGTCTGTCCTTTCACATCTCTCATTAG GAAAGAACAACCCAATTTCTAGCAATACAATGCTTAACCTTCTATCCAAACTTGCATCTCTCACAAG GTTTTCAGAACTAAGCCTGACTGGTATAAAACTGAATAAGTTAATGGTTGATAAGTTGTGCCTCCTTGCACAATCCTCGTGCCTATCAGGACTTCTGCTAGGTGGAACTTCCATTGGACCG GTGGAGACAACTAGGCTTACTGAGGCATTGTCTTGTACATCTCAAGATTTCCTAAGGTTGGAGTTGTCTAATTGTGGGCTCACAACACCTGATTTCACACAAATCTGTACAAATCTCTCCCGGATCAATATTCTTGAGTTAAAccttggaggaaatccaattaacCTGGAG GGATGTGATGCTGTACAGCGAATGCTTGTAAATCCCCAATGCAGTATTAGATCTCTCAGCCTTGACAAATGCAATCTTGGACTTGCTGGAATTGTCCGTGTCATTCAATCATTACCAG AAAACAGCCAATTAGAGGAGCTGCGCGTGTCTAAGAACACCAACTTGGCGTTGGAGACAACAACAAAGTATGACGAAGACATGCAGGAAGTATCAACAGCTTCTGAGCAAAAGCAATGTAATGACCCTGAAACAACGAATGATATAGCTCCAGGGAACATAGATTTTGCGAACATGCAGGTTCCAGACAGTGAAGATGAAGCAGATAATGATGCCCACCGTGCCAGATCTGGTTCACGCAGGAGCTGTGCAAGTTCATCGCAGAAAAACTCTTACTCTTCTTGTCAGATGATTGAAGAACTGGCGAAGGCCCTTATTTCAGCAAAGCAGTTGATGGTGCTTGATCTTAGCTGCAATGGTTTGTCGGAGGAGGCAGTCCAGTCACTGTATTCTGCTTGGGCGTCTGTTCCGAGAGGCGATGGAATGGCTCGGAAACATGTAAATAAGGAGGTGGTCCACTTTTCAGTGGATGGTATGAGGTGCTGCGGCCTAAAACCCTGCTGCAGAAGAGACCTGCAAATGTGA
- the LOC103504718 gene encoding protein TONSOKU isoform X5 yields MARGGGGRSKKEDEEELRGAKRGYKEASAEGNREEEARWANVIGDIYKRRCEYVEALRWLRADYEVSVKHLPQRHLLPSCQSLGEVYLRLGRFSEALTYQKKHLQLAKESDDLVEQQRATTQLGRTYHEILLRSENDHSAIRNAKKYFKSSMKLARILKERSPSQKSDFLKELIDAYNNMGMLELELDNFEEAEKLLIQGLKICDDEEVDSYDDARTRLHHNLGNVYTELQNWKKARGHIEKDIEICRKIRHLQGEAKGFINLGELHYRVQKYDNAKLCYNKALEVARSLEDEDALIEQIHQNIETVTKAVEVFEQLKEDELKLKKLIRDTSNARGTSKERKLLLDQHAWLDSLIEKARMICAWQKGQALAKVNIGNVLDSCGDWAGALQAYEEGYRIAVEADLPNVQLSALENMHYSHMVRFDNIEEAKKMQEKIDNLKQTLNQCEARDTVSDYCSETDTEGGCTSDNTLDAQNDHGQAANNYEEPDDDVTLASLVQRSGSSSKIKVPKIRNSSKKFDELCDVTEDIHNSSKKVDELGDMAEGTRAVLSRSRSDHSVGRKRVRVILSDDESDENHENVQFKKTSTSPADSMSVSADHGASSSRNQDTLQVNQTRDAPYPAEESICSFKSSSPIDHAFEGIGLGASSAGKGPTSKSAASFSKLSTPGSNSLNESQNAVGSQSKDADNHFWAFRIGGHLVYLDGRACVHEGAFSIDSLKVEVACVYYLQISDEKRAKGLLPIIGELKFRGKVLEDAVSIYYDDQLASEQKCVDVVIDDWVPKQLMKLYVDFCMKSLEAPNKKLLTKLYNLEVSEDEIIVSDCGLQDMSIVPFLDALRSHKTIAVLDLSHNLLGNQTVERLQHIFASSSHTYGGLTLDLHCNRLGPTALFQICECAVLTDRLEVLNLSGNRLTDACSSYLFTILKKCKALYSLNVEQCSITSRTVQKMTDALHEESVLSHLSLGKNNPISSNTMLNLLSKLASLTRFSELSLTGIKLNKLMVDKLCLLAQSSCLSGLLLGGTSIGPVETTRLTEALSCTSQDFLRLELSNCGLTTPDFTQICTNLSRINILELNLGGNPINLEGCDAVQRMLVNPQCSIRSLSLDKCNLGLAGIVRVIQSLPENSQLEELRVSKNTNLALETTTKYDEDMQEVSTASEQKQCNDPETTNDIAPGNIDFANMQVPDSEDEADNDAHRARSGSRRSCASSSQKNSYSSCQMIEELAKALISAKQLMVLDLSCNGLSEEAVQSLYSAWASVPRGDGMARKHVNKEVVHFSVDGMRCCGLKPCCRRDLQM; encoded by the exons atggcgcgcggcggcggggggcggtcgaagaaggaggatgaggaggagctgcGGGGGGCGAAGCGCGGTTACAAGGAGGCGTCGGCGGAGGGTAATCGGGAGGAGGAGGCGCGCTGGGCTAACGTCATCGGCGACATCTACAAGCGCCGCTgcgagtacgtcgaggccctccgGTGGCTTCGGGCGGACTACGAGGTCTCCGTAAAGCACCTCCCGCAGCGGCACCTCCTCCCCTCCTGTCAGTCGCTCGGCGAGGTCTACCTCCGCCTCGGCCGCTTCTCGGAGGCGCTCACCTACCAG AAGAAGCATCTACAGCTCGCAAAGGAGTCTGATGACCTTGTTGAGCAGCAGCGAGCTACCACACAGCTTGGGAGAACATACCATGAAATCCTTCTAAGATCTGAAAATGACCATAGTGCCATAAGGAATGCAAAAAAGTActttaaatcttcgatgaagctgGCAAGGATTCTAAAGGAGAGATCCCCTTCCCAAAAGTCGGACTTTCTAAAAGAACTTATTGATGCGTACAATAATATGGGCATGCTTGAGCTGGAACTTGATAATTTTGAAGAAGCTGAGAAACTACTTATCCAGGGCCTGAAGATATGCGACGACGAAGAGGTAGATTCGTATGATGATGCTCGCACTAGGCTCCATCATAATCTCGGAAATGTTTATACTGAACTACAGAATTGGAAAAAAGCCAGGGGGCACATTGAGAAGGACATAGAGATATGTAGAAAAAtacgccatcttcaaggtgaggcAAAAGGATTCATAAATCTGGGGGAGTTACATTATCGAGTTCAGAAGTATGACAATGCAAAACTTTGTTACAATAAAGCTCTTGAAGTAGCAAGATCCTTGGAAGATGAGGATGCTCTAATTGAACAAATTCACCAGAATATTGAAACTGTTACGAAAGCAGTTGAAGTATTTGAGCAGTTGAAGGAGGATGAACTGAAGCTAAAAAAACTTATCCGGGACACTTCTAATGCTCGTGGAACATCTAAAGAGAGAAAACTCCTACTTGATCAGCATGCATGGCTGGATAGTCTTATTGAGAAGGCCAGGATGATATGTGCATGGCAAAAA GGACAAGCATTAGCGAAAGTGAACATTGGCAATGTTCTTGATTCTTGTGGCGactgggctggtgcattgcaagCTTACGAAGAAGGCTACCG GATTGCTGTGGAAGCAGACCTACCTAATGTGCAACTTTCTGCCCTCGAGAACATGCATTACAGTCATATGGTCAGATTTGATAATATCGAAGAAGCCAA GAAAATGCAGGAAAAAATAGACAATCTGAAGCAAACACTGAATCAATGTGAAGCAAGGGATACTGTTAGTGACTACTGCTCAGAAACTGACACTGAAGGTGGTTGCACATCTGATAACACGCTTGATGCTCAGAATGACCATGGACAGGCTGCAAATAACTACGAGGAACCTGATGATGATGTTACGCTTGCTTCACTCGTTCAGAGGAGTGGGAGCTCATCCAAGATTAAGGTACCCAAGATACGGAATTCTTCTAAGAAGTTTGATGAACTATGTGATGTGACTGAAGACATACATAATTCTTCTAAGAAGGTTGATGAACTAGGTGATATGGCTGAAGGCACTAGGGCAGTTTTAAGTAGATCACGTTCTGATCACTCTGTTGGCAGAAAACGTGTCCGTGTGATCTTATCAGATGATGAATCCGACGAGAATCATGAAAACGTTCAGTTTAAAAAGACATCAACTAGTCCTGCAGATAGTATGTCAGTCTCAG CAGACCATGGAGCAAGCAGCAGCAGAAACCAG GATACTTTACAAGTTAATCAAACAAGGGATGCACCCTATCCAGCTGAGGAGAGCATTTGTTCATTCAAATCAAGTAGTCCTATTGATCATGCTTTTGAAGGCATAGGATTAGGTGCTTCCAGTGCAGGAAAGGGACCAACCTCCAAATCAGCAGCAAGTTTTTCCAAGCTCAGTACACCTGGCTCAAACAGTCTGAATGAAAGCCAAAATGCTGTTGGTTCTCAATCCAAAGATGCTGATAAT CACTTCTGGGCCTTCAGAATCGGCGGCCATCTGGTTTACTTGGATGGACGTGCTTGTGTACATGAAGGTGCTTTTAGCATTGACTCTCTCAAAGTTGAAGTAGCATGTGTATATTATCTTCAGATTTCTGATGAAAAAAGGGCCAAAG GTCTATTGCCTATCATTGGGGAGCTAAAGTTTCGTGGGAAGGTATTGGAAGATGCGGTATCCATATATTATGATGATCAGCTCGCTTCTGAACAGAAGTGTGTTGATGTTGTTATTGATG ATTGGGTGCCAAAGCAGCTGATGAAGTTGTATGTTGATTTCTGCATGAAGTCATTAGAAGCACCCAATAAGAAGCTGCTGACGAAACTATATAATCTTGAG GTCTCCGAAGATGAAATCATTGTTTCTGATTGCGGACTGCAGGATATGTCAATTGTCCCCTTTCTTGATGCCCTAAGATCTCACAAAACAATAGCAGTTTTGGATCTTTCTCATAATTTACTAG GAAATCAAACAGTTGAAAGACTTCAGCATATATTTGCTTCATCAAGTCACACATATGGTGGCTTGACTCTGGATTTACATTGTAATCGATTGGGTCCAACTGCTTTATTTCAG ATATGTGAGTGCGCTGTTTTGACTGATCGATTGGAAGTACTTAATCTATCTGGGAATCGCCTCACTGATGCATGCAGTTCTTACCTATTCACAATCCTGAAAAAGTGCAAAG CACTTTATAGCTTGAATGTCGAGCAGTGTTCTATCACGTCAAGAACTGTTCAGAAGATGACAGATGCACTCCATGAAGAGTCTGTCCTTTCACATCTCTCATTAG GAAAGAACAACCCAATTTCTAGCAATACAATGCTTAACCTTCTATCCAAACTTGCATCTCTCACAAG GTTTTCAGAACTAAGCCTGACTGGTATAAAACTGAATAAGTTAATGGTTGATAAGTTGTGCCTCCTTGCACAATCCTCGTGCCTATCAGGACTTCTGCTAGGTGGAACTTCCATTGGACCG GTGGAGACAACTAGGCTTACTGAGGCATTGTCTTGTACATCTCAAGATTTCCTAAGGTTGGAGTTGTCTAATTGTGGGCTCACAACACCTGATTTCACACAAATCTGTACAAATCTCTCCCGGATCAATATTCTTGAGTTAAAccttggaggaaatccaattaacCTGGAG GGATGTGATGCTGTACAGCGAATGCTTGTAAATCCCCAATGCAGTATTAGATCTCTCAGCCTTGACAAATGCAATCTTGGACTTGCTGGAATTGTCCGTGTCATTCAATCATTACCAG AAAACAGCCAATTAGAGGAGCTGCGCGTGTCTAAGAACACCAACTTGGCGTTGGAGACAACAACAAAGTATGACGAAGACATGCAGGAAGTATCAACAGCTTCTGAGCAAAAGCAATGTAATGACCCTGAAACAACGAATGATATAGCTCCAGGGAACATAGATTTTGCGAACATGCAGGTTCCAGACAGTGAAGATGAAGCAGATAATGATGCCCACCGTGCCAGATCTGGTTCACGCAGGAGCTGTGCAAGTTCATCGCAGAAAAACTCTTACTCTTCTTGTCAGATGATTGAAGAACTGGCGAAGGCCCTTATTTCAGCAAAGCAGTTGATGGTGCTTGATCTTAGCTGCAATGGTTTGTCGGAGGAGGCAGTCCAGTCACTGTATTCTGCTTGGGCGTCTGTTCCGAGAGGCGATGGAATGGCTCGGAAACATGTAAATAAGGAGGTGGTCCACTTTTCAGTGGATGGTATGAGGTGCTGCGGCCTAAAACCCTGCTGCAGAAGAGACCTGCAAATGTGA